One stretch of Variovorax sp. 54 DNA includes these proteins:
- a CDS encoding SDR family NAD(P)-dependent oxidoreductase, whose amino-acid sequence MKCAVETFSLNSPQLSIHPSLKGRTVFVTGGGSGIGAAIVAAFAAQGARVAFVDIAEGASAALAAQIAEAGHAAPWWRACDVRDIGALQQAVVDAAAELGDFAVLVNNVASDDRHTLESVTPDYYDNRMAINERPALFAIQSVVPGMKRLGFGSVVNLGSTGWQTKGSGYPCYAIAKSSVNGLTRGLAVELGRDRIRINTVSPGWVMTERQVKLWLDDEGEKALHRNQCLPDKLMPEDIARMVLFLASDDAKMCTAQEFTVDAGWT is encoded by the coding sequence ATGAAATGCGCCGTGGAGACCTTTTCCTTGAATTCCCCTCAGCTTTCCATCCATCCCAGTCTGAAGGGCCGCACCGTGTTCGTCACCGGCGGCGGCAGCGGCATCGGCGCGGCCATCGTCGCTGCTTTCGCAGCGCAGGGCGCGCGTGTGGCCTTCGTCGACATTGCAGAAGGTGCCAGCGCGGCGCTCGCCGCGCAGATCGCCGAGGCCGGCCACGCGGCGCCATGGTGGCGCGCCTGCGACGTGCGCGACATCGGCGCGCTGCAGCAGGCCGTGGTCGACGCGGCCGCCGAACTCGGCGACTTCGCGGTGCTGGTCAACAACGTGGCCAGCGACGACCGCCACACGCTCGAGTCGGTCACGCCCGACTACTACGACAACCGCATGGCCATCAACGAGCGGCCCGCGCTGTTCGCGATCCAGTCGGTGGTGCCGGGCATGAAGCGCCTGGGCTTCGGCTCGGTGGTCAACCTCGGCTCCACGGGCTGGCAGACCAAGGGCTCGGGCTACCCCTGCTACGCGATCGCCAAGTCGTCGGTGAACGGCCTCACGCGCGGGCTCGCGGTGGAGCTGGGCCGCGATCGCATCCGCATCAACACCGTGTCGCCCGGTTGGGTGATGACCGAGCGGCAGGTCAAGCTCTGGCTCGACGACGAGGGCGAGAAGGCGCTGCACCGCAACCAGTGCCTGCCCGACAAGCTGATGCCCGAAGACATCGCGCGCATGGTGCTGTTCCTGGCGTCCGACGACGCGAAGATGTGCACCGCGCAGGAGTTCACGGTCGACGCCGGCTGGACCTGA
- a CDS encoding aldose epimerase family protein, protein MSTSLTSRPFGLMPDGRPVTEYTLDNGHGLRLSAINLGGIVTALHVPDRQGRSANVVLGLPSLDDYLKPHPHFGTIVGRYANRIAAGRFTLDGTAHQLGLNDGPNTLHGGATGFGKRYWEIAPVPDELALELRYTSADGEEGYPGEVQLTVRYTLSATANTWRIDYRATTDRPTVLNLSHHDYFNLAGSGAVMDHVLTLPASRYCPVDATLIPLGLGEVAGTPFDFRTPTRIGERIREGHAQLLRAHGYDHNWVLDRSGNGLALAARLAHEASGRVMDVHTTEPGVQFYSGNFLDGSLLGSAGASLRQGDGLCLETQHFPDAPNQPAFPSTVLRPGEVFASTTEHRFSVC, encoded by the coding sequence ATGAGCACCTCTCTCACTTCACGCCCCTTCGGCCTCATGCCCGACGGCCGCCCTGTCACCGAATACACGCTCGACAACGGCCACGGTCTGCGCCTGAGCGCCATCAACCTCGGCGGGATCGTCACCGCGCTGCACGTGCCCGACCGGCAGGGGCGCAGCGCGAACGTGGTGCTGGGTTTGCCGTCGCTCGATGACTACCTGAAGCCGCATCCGCACTTCGGCACCATCGTCGGGCGGTATGCCAACCGCATCGCGGCGGGCCGCTTCACGCTCGACGGCACTGCTCATCAGCTGGGCCTGAACGATGGCCCGAACACGCTGCACGGCGGCGCCACGGGGTTCGGCAAACGCTACTGGGAGATCGCGCCGGTGCCGGATGAGCTCGCCCTCGAACTGCGCTACACCAGTGCCGACGGCGAAGAGGGCTACCCCGGCGAGGTGCAGCTGACGGTGCGCTACACGCTGAGTGCCACGGCCAACACCTGGCGCATCGACTACCGCGCCACCACCGACCGGCCCACGGTGCTCAACCTGAGCCACCACGACTACTTCAACCTCGCGGGATCGGGGGCGGTGATGGACCATGTGCTGACGCTTCCCGCGAGCCGCTACTGCCCGGTGGATGCCACGCTGATTCCGCTCGGGCTGGGCGAGGTGGCGGGCACGCCTTTCGATTTCCGCACGCCGACGCGCATCGGCGAGCGCATCCGCGAAGGGCACGCGCAGCTGCTGCGTGCGCACGGCTACGACCACAACTGGGTGCTCGATCGCAGCGGTAACGGGCTTGCACTGGCCGCCCGCCTCGCCCACGAAGCCTCGGGCCGCGTGATGGACGTGCACACCACCGAGCCCGGCGTGCAGTTCTATTCGGGCAACTTCCTCGACGGCAGCCTGCTCGGCAGCGCGGGTGCGAGCCTGCGCCAGGGCGACGGCCTGTGCCTGGAGACGCAGCACTTTCCCGATGCGCCGAACCAGCCGGCGTTTCCGTCGACCGTGCTGCGTCCCGGCGAGGTGTTCGCCAGCACGACCGAGCACCGCTTCAGCGTTTGCTGA
- a CDS encoding SMP-30/gluconolactonase/LRE family protein, whose protein sequence is MNMQETSAPSSPLAAPRVLGTPECLWPAAADLGEGTLWSVREQVLYWIDILKPRLFRYDPATGAQRTWHFDEEITAIAERASAPGLFLTLRRGFALFDTTAPGDTATPRYLHQPEPERTGNRFNDGKCDSRGRFWAGSMDFDCKAPTGALYRFDADGQCTRHDDGFEVTNGPTWSGDGRTMYFNNTAINMLYAYDFDMAAGAVSNKRVWHRFPKGDGLPDGMTTDAAGRLWIAHWDGACITCHDPVSAAELARIALPASNVTDCAFGGADMQTLYITTARNSRTEEQLKREPLAGGLFSVRIDSPGVPAALFAG, encoded by the coding sequence ATGAACATGCAAGAGACAAGCGCCCCTTCTTCGCCGCTCGCGGCCCCTCGCGTGCTCGGCACGCCCGAATGCCTCTGGCCCGCCGCCGCCGACCTCGGCGAGGGCACGCTGTGGTCGGTGCGCGAGCAGGTGCTGTACTGGATCGACATCCTGAAACCGCGCCTCTTCCGCTACGACCCGGCCACGGGCGCGCAGCGCACCTGGCATTTCGACGAAGAGATCACCGCGATTGCCGAGCGCGCGTCGGCGCCGGGCCTGTTCCTCACGCTGCGCCGCGGCTTCGCGCTGTTCGACACCACCGCGCCCGGCGACACCGCGACGCCGCGCTACCTGCACCAGCCCGAACCCGAGCGCACCGGCAACCGCTTCAACGACGGCAAGTGCGACAGCCGGGGCCGCTTCTGGGCCGGCAGCATGGACTTCGACTGCAAGGCGCCCACCGGCGCGCTCTACCGCTTCGACGCCGACGGCCAATGCACGCGGCACGACGACGGCTTCGAGGTGACCAACGGGCCGACGTGGTCGGGCGACGGCCGCACCATGTACTTCAACAACACGGCGATCAACATGCTGTACGCCTACGACTTCGACATGGCGGCCGGTGCGGTGTCGAACAAGCGCGTGTGGCACCGTTTCCCGAAGGGCGACGGCCTGCCCGACGGCATGACCACCGACGCGGCCGGCCGGTTGTGGATCGCGCACTGGGACGGCGCCTGCATCACCTGCCACGACCCGGTGAGCGCCGCCGAGCTAGCCCGCATCGCGCTGCCCGCGAGCAACGTGACCGACTGCGCCTTTGGCGGCGCCGACATGCAGACGCTCTACATCACGACGGCGCGCAACAGCCGCACCGAAGAACAACTGAAGCGCGAGCCGCTGGCCGGTGGGCTCTTCTCGGTGCGCATCGACAGCCCGGGCGTGCCGGCAGCATTGTTCGCAGGCTGA
- a CDS encoding alpha/beta hydrolase family protein, translating to MSPRARLACVLLALMQTACAQRADPPKAASPREPAASASAEGALLHWNQPAVRANCPDRPGFLWVQAVEGPSCIRYFASRDIDDARIAIVQFSGDRDSVMNQSPTRIPGNTEPLRTLDAQAASDRAGMPWIFMARPGTYGSSGDHRRRREAVEFHALDAALEALMQRHRLQRVVIVGHSGGATAGAALLTLGRTRVACAVLTSGAFDLLERARLLGRSKDGRTDTTGSAQVYDPLDHVAGIPRDPQRRIVLIGNPDDRNTPFALQQRFADAVRKAGHRVEVMTYAAEPPTFHDLKDRIGLRTASQCAREALQSQAR from the coding sequence ATGAGCCCGCGCGCGCGCCTGGCCTGTGTGCTCCTCGCGCTCATGCAGACGGCCTGCGCGCAGCGTGCCGATCCGCCGAAGGCCGCATCGCCGCGCGAGCCGGCCGCTTCCGCCTCAGCCGAGGGCGCACTGCTGCACTGGAACCAGCCCGCCGTGCGCGCCAACTGCCCCGACCGCCCCGGCTTCCTCTGGGTGCAGGCGGTCGAGGGGCCGTCGTGCATCCGCTACTTCGCGAGCCGCGACATCGACGACGCGCGCATCGCCATCGTGCAGTTCTCGGGCGACCGCGACAGCGTGATGAACCAGTCGCCCACGCGCATCCCCGGCAACACCGAACCGTTGCGCACGCTCGACGCGCAGGCCGCGAGCGACCGCGCCGGCATGCCGTGGATCTTCATGGCGCGGCCCGGCACCTACGGCTCGTCGGGCGACCACCGCCGGCGGCGCGAGGCGGTGGAGTTCCATGCGCTCGATGCGGCGCTCGAGGCGCTGATGCAGCGCCACCGGCTGCAGCGCGTGGTGATCGTCGGCCACAGCGGCGGCGCCACGGCCGGCGCCGCGCTGCTCACGCTCGGGCGCACGCGCGTGGCCTGCGCGGTGCTCACCTCAGGCGCGTTCGACCTGCTGGAGCGCGCGCGCCTGCTCGGCCGCTCGAAGGACGGCCGCACCGACACCACGGGCAGCGCGCAGGTCTACGACCCGCTGGACCATGTGGCGGGCATTCCGCGCGACCCGCAGCGGCGCATCGTGCTGATCGGCAACCCTGACGACCGCAACACGCCGTTCGCGCTGCAGCAGCGCTTTGCCGATGCGGTGCGCAAGGCGGGCCACCGCGTCGAGGTGATGACGTACGCGGCCGAGCCACCGACCTTCCACGACCTCAAAGACCGCATCGGCCTGCGCACCGCCTCGCAGTGCGCGCGCGAGGCACTGCAGTCGCAAGCCCGATGA
- a CDS encoding CapA family protein, translated as MTHQEAPVPLADLLNRARQALATPDGALPPAAPATDEAGCVVFLAMGEGESRARVVMGRGPDTEAAWQAAAEALAAKAKRAERPAQRLRAEIVERVTPMTWGELKARLVQTKRNYFNEGIAFEARFETALLAQEMHGSAVLYNGTLDHADPNSGNLRTHAQRRFGAEHDFPTDDATPVWCFTTRAVYVDAEGAWPLTAEGQAAGFRTLTDWNAKQVRALVDSASDYLAEQVKPTGEFHYGWFPCFDRAIPTYNTLRHASSTYAMLEGWELTRSDTQKSAIDRALAFLSQRLIRRATLADGTQAAFLVDMGNEIKLGGNAVCLLAFVKYTELTGDAQYQPLMEQLALGIRSMQDAQTGRFVHVLNHPGLDVKEPYRIIYYDGEAAFGLMRLYGLTRDARWLAVVEKAFEHFIAAGHWRAHDHWLSYCVNELTRVKPETRYYQFGLQNMAGHLDFVLERITTFPTLLELMMAAREMVLRLEADPALRPLLAGLDRHKFDRALEHRARYLANGHFWPELAMFFRHPDRIAGSFFIKHHSFRVRIDDVEHYLSGYVAYHRLLEAREAQQKSAQLSQAATEPAAPRGLEGTVLWGGDVNLGRRQHYRMHELGGPARMLGDIPALREVDLRIVNLECVVATTGEQGVEKDEGGPYYYRARPEMLSVLTEAGIDMVATANNHSGDYGPEALLEQHGLLNAAAIAFAGTGPDLDSALRPAFRQAGGLRVALFSLDATQPRFAATAQRPGAAWLSLDDPAAWRATLAPRIAAARHEADVVLVAVHWGENLETAPSRAEIAVGHAIVEAGADAVLGTSAHVLQGIEVYQGRPILHDAGDLLFDAIRNDLADSGVFSLRLGPHGVEEVVFTPVGVGFGFSQQLAGEAAQAASARFAELCRALGTETTARPDGRCALQLSPPERTAPAGRPPLAPLSASRPPALVGPVLAPRPEWSVDAVPADAQMRPIEIGPLRLVGIRCAPTQIVGRRLLWVESFWTVDAPVDADLRVQFRALPMRSTTMPPWGEAMDHDPCDWMWPTSRWTPGRIYRDRYGLRAPRPGLLENDVLQIEVRVRGTLPDLPGARRLPVWCGLRVPKFPTPLSERPAPVLAALRPGAPPQAPPVWTADELQRVTGGQWLVPPPPDWFVNAVVRGPAHMAQLPAPALFIASDYRTLARHENYSKPRADNPDRHDDLPALQRGLAGAVVAHPVAGLAPSFPLLQVDDPIRAMIDLGVAARARFQGRVVGVTGTVGKSSTIAMVRDLLPEAARVHTTIDNYNSRVGVPAMLANLAADADVCVLEMAQSSLWMDRGPISLVARPHVAILTEIGLSQTRQAATLEQTAEFKSRIFLGLEPGGVAIVPDHIPCLAQVVRAAARTAGAIWVVGSGPDANVRIVDTRPEPDGGCRVRIALPGRTVEYLFPIASAGLVRNSSLAFAALLAMGFDAEAACARMPFVRLPSSVMQVRALRTQGGVQATLIDDSWNAEVMSMRNAMEFVRTYQRATHGPVTRKIGVLGRIINLDKEAEAMHRSLAAPVLASGIQHLVTHGAEMRWLREEVPAELLGPHFEDAAQLTGYLGEFLRDGDLVLVKGDRQQSDFGLVSELLQKL; from the coding sequence ATGACTCACCAAGAAGCTCCCGTCCCCCTCGCCGATCTGTTGAACCGCGCCAGGCAGGCCCTGGCCACCCCGGACGGGGCGCTGCCCCCGGCCGCGCCCGCCACCGACGAGGCCGGCTGCGTGGTGTTCCTCGCGATGGGCGAGGGCGAGAGCCGCGCCCGCGTCGTCATGGGCCGCGGCCCCGACACCGAGGCCGCGTGGCAGGCCGCCGCCGAGGCGCTGGCCGCGAAGGCCAAGCGCGCCGAGCGGCCCGCGCAGCGGCTGCGCGCGGAGATCGTCGAGCGGGTCACGCCGATGACCTGGGGCGAACTGAAGGCGCGGCTGGTGCAGACCAAGCGCAACTACTTCAACGAAGGCATCGCGTTCGAGGCGCGCTTCGAGACCGCGCTGCTCGCACAAGAGATGCACGGCAGCGCCGTGCTCTACAACGGCACGCTGGACCATGCCGACCCCAACAGCGGCAACCTGCGCACGCACGCCCAGCGCCGCTTCGGCGCCGAGCACGACTTTCCCACCGACGACGCCACGCCCGTGTGGTGCTTCACCACGCGCGCCGTGTACGTCGATGCCGAGGGCGCCTGGCCGCTCACGGCCGAAGGGCAGGCCGCGGGCTTTCGCACGCTCACCGACTGGAACGCGAAACAGGTGCGCGCGCTGGTCGACTCGGCGAGCGACTACCTGGCCGAGCAGGTCAAGCCCACGGGCGAGTTCCATTACGGCTGGTTCCCGTGCTTCGACCGCGCGATTCCCACCTACAACACGCTGCGCCACGCCAGCTCCACCTACGCAATGCTCGAAGGCTGGGAGCTCACGCGCAGCGACACGCAGAAGTCCGCCATCGACCGTGCGCTGGCCTTCCTGAGCCAGCGGCTGATCCGCCGCGCCACGCTGGCTGACGGCACGCAGGCCGCGTTCCTGGTGGACATGGGCAACGAGATCAAGCTCGGCGGCAACGCCGTGTGCCTGCTGGCCTTCGTGAAGTACACCGAACTGACCGGCGATGCGCAGTACCAGCCGCTCATGGAGCAGCTCGCGCTGGGCATCCGCTCCATGCAGGACGCGCAGACCGGCCGCTTCGTGCACGTGCTCAACCACCCGGGGCTCGACGTGAAGGAGCCGTACCGCATCATTTATTACGACGGTGAAGCGGCCTTCGGCTTGATGCGGCTGTACGGCCTCACGCGCGATGCGCGCTGGCTCGCGGTGGTCGAAAAAGCCTTCGAGCACTTCATCGCGGCGGGCCATTGGCGCGCGCATGACCACTGGCTGAGCTACTGCGTCAACGAACTCACGCGCGTCAAGCCCGAAACGCGCTACTACCAGTTCGGCCTGCAGAACATGGCCGGCCACCTGGACTTCGTGCTGGAGCGCATCACCACCTTCCCCACGCTGCTCGAGCTGATGATGGCCGCGCGCGAGATGGTGCTGCGGCTCGAAGCCGACCCGGCGCTGCGCCCGCTGCTCGCGGGGCTCGATCGCCACAAGTTCGACCGCGCGCTGGAGCACCGCGCGCGCTACCTCGCCAACGGCCATTTCTGGCCCGAGCTGGCGATGTTCTTTCGCCACCCCGACCGCATCGCGGGCTCGTTCTTCATCAAGCACCACAGCTTCCGCGTGCGCATCGACGACGTGGAGCACTACCTGTCGGGCTACGTGGCCTACCACCGGCTGCTCGAAGCGCGCGAGGCGCAGCAAAAGAGCGCGCAGCTCTCGCAGGCCGCCACCGAACCGGCCGCGCCGCGCGGCCTCGAGGGCACCGTGTTGTGGGGCGGCGACGTCAACCTGGGCCGCCGCCAGCACTACCGCATGCACGAGTTGGGCGGCCCGGCCCGGATGCTCGGCGACATCCCCGCGCTGCGCGAGGTGGACCTGCGCATCGTGAATCTCGAATGCGTGGTTGCCACCACGGGCGAGCAGGGCGTCGAGAAGGACGAGGGTGGCCCTTACTACTACCGCGCGCGGCCCGAGATGCTGTCGGTGCTGACCGAAGCCGGCATCGACATGGTCGCCACGGCCAACAACCACAGCGGCGACTACGGCCCCGAGGCGTTGCTGGAGCAGCACGGGCTGCTGAACGCCGCCGCCATCGCGTTCGCCGGCACCGGGCCCGACCTCGATTCGGCGCTGCGCCCCGCCTTCCGTCAGGCCGGTGGGCTGCGCGTGGCGCTGTTCTCGCTCGACGCCACGCAGCCGCGCTTTGCGGCCACCGCGCAGCGCCCCGGCGCGGCCTGGCTGTCGCTCGACGACCCCGCCGCCTGGCGCGCCACGCTCGCGCCGCGCATCGCTGCCGCGCGCCATGAGGCCGACGTGGTGCTGGTGGCCGTGCACTGGGGCGAGAACCTGGAGACCGCGCCTTCGCGCGCCGAGATCGCCGTCGGCCATGCCATCGTCGAGGCCGGTGCCGATGCGGTGCTCGGCACCTCGGCCCACGTGCTGCAGGGCATCGAGGTCTACCAGGGCCGGCCGATCCTGCACGACGCGGGCGACCTGCTGTTCGACGCGATCCGCAACGACCTCGCGGACTCCGGTGTGTTCTCGCTGCGCCTCGGGCCGCATGGCGTCGAGGAGGTGGTGTTCACGCCGGTGGGCGTGGGCTTCGGTTTCTCGCAGCAGCTCGCGGGCGAGGCGGCGCAGGCCGCGAGCGCGCGCTTTGCCGAACTGTGCCGCGCGCTCGGCACCGAGACGACGGCGCGGCCTGATGGACGCTGCGCGCTGCAGCTGTCGCCACCCGAACGCACCGCGCCGGCCGGCCGCCCACCGCTGGCGCCGCTGTCGGCGTCGCGCCCGCCCGCGCTCGTCGGCCCCGTGCTCGCGCCCCGGCCCGAATGGTCGGTCGATGCGGTGCCGGCCGATGCGCAGATGCGCCCGATCGAGATCGGCCCGCTGCGCCTCGTGGGCATCCGCTGCGCGCCGACGCAGATCGTCGGGCGTCGGCTGCTGTGGGTCGAATCGTTCTGGACCGTCGATGCGCCCGTGGACGCCGACCTGCGCGTGCAGTTCCGCGCGCTGCCGATGCGCAGCACCACCATGCCGCCGTGGGGCGAGGCCATGGACCACGACCCCTGCGACTGGATGTGGCCCACCAGCCGCTGGACGCCGGGGCGCATCTACCGCGACCGCTACGGCCTGCGCGCACCGCGCCCGGGCCTGCTCGAGAACGACGTGCTGCAGATCGAGGTGCGCGTGCGAGGCACGTTGCCCGACCTGCCGGGCGCGCGCCGCCTGCCCGTGTGGTGCGGCCTGCGCGTGCCGAAGTTTCCGACGCCGCTGTCCGAGCGCCCCGCGCCCGTGCTCGCGGCGCTGCGCCCCGGTGCGCCGCCGCAGGCGCCGCCCGTGTGGACCGCCGATGAGCTGCAGCGCGTCACCGGCGGACAGTGGCTGGTGCCGCCGCCGCCGGACTGGTTCGTGAACGCGGTGGTGCGCGGACCGGCGCACATGGCGCAGCTGCCGGCGCCGGCGCTGTTCATCGCGTCGGACTACCGCACGCTCGCCAGGCACGAAAACTACAGCAAGCCGCGCGCCGACAACCCCGACCGCCACGACGACCTGCCCGCGCTGCAGCGCGGGCTGGCGGGCGCCGTGGTGGCGCACCCGGTGGCGGGGCTCGCCCCGTCCTTCCCGCTGCTGCAGGTAGACGACCCGATCCGCGCCATGATCGACCTGGGCGTGGCCGCGCGTGCGCGCTTCCAGGGCCGCGTGGTGGGCGTCACCGGCACGGTCGGCAAGTCGTCCACCATCGCCATGGTGCGCGACCTGCTGCCCGAGGCCGCGCGCGTGCACACCACCATCGACAACTACAACTCGCGCGTCGGCGTGCCGGCCATGCTGGCCAACCTCGCGGCCGACGCCGACGTGTGCGTGCTCGAGATGGCGCAGAGTTCGCTGTGGATGGACCGCGGCCCGATCTCGCTCGTGGCGCGCCCGCACGTGGCCATCCTCACCGAGATCGGCCTGTCGCAGACCCGCCAGGCCGCCACGCTCGAACAGACGGCCGAGTTCAAGTCGCGCATCTTCCTGGGGCTGGAGCCTGGCGGCGTGGCCATCGTGCCCGACCACATTCCCTGCCTGGCGCAGGTGGTGCGGGCCGCGGCGCGCACGGCGGGCGCCATCTGGGTCGTGGGCAGCGGGCCCGACGCCAACGTCCGCATCGTCGACACCCGGCCCGAACCCGACGGTGGCTGCCGCGTGCGCATTGCGTTGCCGGGGCGCACGGTCGAGTACCTGTTCCCGATCGCGAGCGCCGGGCTGGTGCGCAATTCGTCGCTGGCCTTTGCCGCGCTGCTGGCCATGGGCTTCGACGCCGAGGCCGCGTGCGCGCGCATGCCTTTCGTTCGCCTGCCGTCTTCGGTGATGCAGGTGCGCGCGCTGCGCACGCAGGGCGGCGTGCAGGCCACGCTGATCGACGACAGCTGGAACGCCGAGGTCATGTCGATGCGCAACGCGATGGAGTTCGTGCGCACCTACCAGCGTGCCACGCACGGGCCGGTGACGCGCAAGATCGGCGTGCTCGGCCGCATCATCAACCTCGACAAGGAAGCCGAGGCGATGCACCGCAGCCTCGCTGCACCGGTGCTCGCGTCGGGCATCCAGCACCTCGTGACGCACGGCGCCGAGATGCGCTGGCTGCGCGAGGAGGTGCCGGCCGAGCTGCTCGGCCCGCACTTCGAAGACGCCGCGCAACTCACCGGCTACCTCGGCGAGTTCCTGCGCGACGGCGACCTGGTGCTGGTGAAGGGCGACCGCCAGCAGTCGGACTTCGGTCTCGTTTCCGAGCTGCTGCAGAAGCTATGA